In Isosphaera pallida ATCC 43644, the sequence GTTCGAGTTGGTTTCCAGGGCCCGAAGCAGGGTGTAGTAAGGGGGGCCGACCACCTTGAGCAGCGCAATCGCATCTTGAGGCGCGCCGGAGTCGGGGACGCCCAGCGCAGTTGGGGGCGTGATCAGGCGATAGGTGATCCGATTGCGTCCCAAACGGAGCAGTTCATTGACCACGACGCCGAGACGCTGGCTGGGCAGGGTCAGAAGCGCTGTGAGTCCCTCGACGCCCAGAGCGTGTTCGTCTTGGGGGGAAGGGATCGTTTCCAGAAGGGGACCCCAGTGAGGCAGGTCGCGCTGGGGCTGGGCGGGCGGTTTGTGACGGCTGAAGGCCACCCCCAGCTTCTCCAAATCGTCGCGGAGGGAGGGTGTGAAGTCGTTGGCGTGGGTGGTCCAGAGTCTCAAACCGGTGGACTCCGGTTGGCTGAGGCGGGAATGGCCTGAAGATGAAGGTGGGGGAGACGGACTGGGACTCTCGATCCGCTCGGCCAAAACACGGTCGAGCGCGACGGGGATGGGAATCAGTCCACCGGTCAGCGCCAGACGCAGGGTGGCCAGGTTGGGGAAAGTCAGGCAGAGCGACATGGGTATGAGAATGAGCAAATCGGATAATGAAGAAAAGCTGTGTCAGCGACGGGTGGCCTTTGGGGTCAGGCTCCGCCGCCCGTCGAGATCGCCCGGCGTTCGCTTTGGCCGGACTCCTCGATCCGATCGACCGGGCGGGTTGGTTCGGGGTCGATCCGTTCGACGACGATTTCGCCCACCTCGGCGGCGCTCAAGACCCCGCCCTCGATCAGCCGATTCACCAACTTCTTGTGCTGTTCCTCATGTTCATGCGGCAGGGCGTCGGGGTCCGACTCCAGTTTCACCAGGATGTCGCGTTTGCCGGTATCAGGGTTCCAGGTGAGCTGAATCCAGAGGTTGGCCATTTGAGGGACAGTCCTGGCGAGGATAAGGGTTGGGACGGAGCAACGCTTCCACAAGTTGCCTACTGGCTTGGGATCTTGGTCAGGGCCCGGCGAAGACGGCGGGGATTAGGTCGGGCTGGCAACGCGAGCCAAAACCGAAGGCTTGTCGGGGACGAGTTGGGCCAAATCGCGGGCGCTGAGGACTTTGCGTTCCAAAAGCAAGTCGCGCAGCGTGTCCACCAGAAGACGATGTTCGGTGAGAATCGCCGCGGCTCGGATCCGCTGGCTTTCGAGAATCGTCGAGACCGCCTGATCGAGCCGTTGGCGGTCGGCTTCCGAGAGGTCCGGGATGCGTCGTGGTTGGTCGTCGGCCATGAAGCGCCGCACCCCGGCCGAATCGTCCATGCCGAACTCCTCTACTAAGGCGCGAGCGATGGCGGTGGCGCGGCGGAGGTCTTCGGATGAACCGATCGATAAGTCGTCAAGCATCAGCCGCTCCGCCTCACGCCCGCCCATGAGCACGCAGATGTCGTCCAACAGGCGACCTCGGGTGATGATATGCTTATGCGCGTGATCGAGATGCTTGACGTGACCTAGCGAGCCGGCCAGGTCGCCGCGGATTGAGATGCGTTCGATCGCCGGCGCGTGGGGGCAGAATAGCGAGACGACGGCGTGGCCGCATTCGTGGACTGCGACCACCTTTTCCTCCTCGGGGGTCAGTTCGGGGCGTTCGACCCATTCGAGGAGGACCGCTTCGAGGTCTTCGGGGGTGGTGGGGGTGTCGGGGCCGGTTCCTAGGCGGAGGCGTCGTCGCGCCAGGGCGCGGCCCAGCGCCTGGATGTGGTCACCGCTGTAGCGGCTGGGGGGATCGACGCCGGGCACGAGGTCGCCGGTGATTCTGACCGCCGCCTCCAGCGCAGCGTCGGTCATCCGTAGGTTCATAGCGCGGTCGTGAACCTTCCAGATCGCTCGCCGATCCTCCGCCGAGGGATAGGGGATGTGCAGGTGGTACTCGAAGCGCCCCGGACGCAGTAGCGCTGGGTCGAGCGATTCGGCGAAGTTGGTGGTGCCCACCACGAACACAAGTTCTTCGGCGTGGAAGCCGTCCATTTCGGTGAGCAGTTGGTTGACCATCGAGTGTTCCACGCCCGAGCCTTCGTAGCTGCCCCGGCGCACTGCGAAGCTGTCCAGTTCGTCGAAGACGATCACCGCGGGGGCCGACTCGCGGGCTTGGCGGAAGACGCGCCGCAGATTTTCCTCCGACTCGCCGACCCATTTGCTTTTGAGTTCCGGTCCCGAGACGATGGTGACCGCCGCGCCCAACGCGGTGGCGATGGCTTTGGCGAACAGGGTTTTGCCGGTGCCGGGCGGCCCGTGCAGAATGATCCCTTTGGGGATCAACCCTTCGAGGCGTTTGATCGCGTCGGGGTCGTCGAGTTGGTCGCGACGGGCCAAGGGGTCGAGAATCTCGCGCTGGATGCGTTGTTTGACCTTATCGTAACCACCAATGTCGTTATAAAGATCGACCTCGGGGATTTCCAGGGACGAGCCGACGGTGGACTGGCGAATTTGGGCCAGCACTTTGCGGGGCGATTCGGGATAGTCCGGTCCGTCGAGGGTCGAAAGCAA encodes:
- a CDS encoding AAA family ATPase, with product MAPPRSASESSTSQTAELRPTGSSVIVPWSELPTELDLPEAVEAAYPEPLAHTADSLRRGLPVLIEADKELVPFLYMAIRNRLRAHNLRCLYLDGREQATPPDNQPGRNAAGGPSPSASHTGGFNQGVLGTMLQQLRDAVRGAMEARVLVLPHLDLLTTSAGGLTGEAREAVTLLYENPNLVALGFKDPSFPLPKVIENVFPRRIHLLGLPRDRLRHLVTLREARKFGREFNPWTLYKHVSGMNAVRLRRLLSTLDGPDYPESPRKVLAQIRQSTVGSSLEIPEVDLYNDIGGYDKVKQRIQREILDPLARRDQLDDPDAIKRLEGLIPKGIILHGPPGTGKTLFAKAIATALGAAVTIVSGPELKSKWVGESEENLRRVFRQARESAPAVIVFDELDSFAVRRGSYEGSGVEHSMVNQLLTEMDGFHAEELVFVVGTTNFAESLDPALLRPGRFEYHLHIPYPSAEDRRAIWKVHDRAMNLRMTDAALEAAVRITGDLVPGVDPPSRYSGDHIQALGRALARRRLRLGTGPDTPTTPEDLEAVLLEWVERPELTPEEEKVVAVHECGHAVVSLFCPHAPAIERISIRGDLAGSLGHVKHLDHAHKHIITRGRLLDDICVLMGGREAERLMLDDLSIGSSEDLRRATAIARALVEEFGMDDSAGVRRFMADDQPRRIPDLSEADRQRLDQAVSTILESQRIRAAAILTEHRLLVDTLRDLLLERKVLSARDLAQLVPDKPSVLARVASPT